A single region of the Hylaeus volcanicus isolate JK05 chromosome 5, UHH_iyHylVolc1.0_haploid, whole genome shotgun sequence genome encodes:
- the LOC128877053 gene encoding gamma-aminobutyric acid receptor subunit beta-like gives MQFRRMLLRMRLQQVYLLLQMAYLVVWAGFENTGMSDRLENVTQTISRILNGYDIRLRPNFGGEPLLVGMDLTIASFDAISEVNMDYTITMYLNQYWTDERLAFSQDEETLTLSGDFAEKIWVPDTFFANDKNSFLHDVTERNKLVRLSGDGSVTYGMRFTTTLACMMDLHYYPLDSQNCTVEIESYGYTVLDVVMYWKETSVRGVEEARLPQFTITGYETNDRKERLATGIYQRLSLSFKLQRNIGYFVFQTYLPSILIVMLSWVSFWINHEATSARVALGITTVLTMTTISTGVRSSLPRISYVKAIDIYLVMCFVFVFAALLEYAAVNYTYWGARAKKKMKKKDTDDKKVISSKTGSKASSPYPGPTETDIADIQDLRMSPLPSMRNRSGLISGSAYPGTIREHDPAKFPPSFRISRVAAYNTHGRNIGLRYRGPKQHKPKVFHAIRRGASVLRVSMPKIKDVNIIDKYSRIIFPVSFMLFNAIYWVFYFL, from the exons ATGCAATTTCGGAGGATGCTTCTCAGGATGAGACTGCAGCAGGTCTACCTTCTGCTGCAGATGGCATACCTAGTTGTTtg GGCTGGCTTTGAAAATACAGGGATGTCCGACAGATTGGAAAATGTGACACAAACAATATCTCGAATTCTCAATGGGTACGATATCCGATTGAGACCAAATTTTGGAG GAGAACCTTTGTTGGTAGGGATGGACTTGACGATAGCAAGTTTCGATGCAATTTCAGAAGTTAACATg GATTACACGATAACGATGTACTTGAATCAATATTGGACGGATGAAAGGCTAGCATTTTCCCAAGATGAAGAGACACTCACCCTCAGTGGGGATTTCGCAGAAAAAATTTGGGTCCCAGACACGTTTTTTGCCAACGACAAAAATAG TTTTTTGCACGACGTGACCGAGCGTAATAAACTCGTCCGGTTGTCCGGAGACGGATCAGTCACTTATGGCATGAGATTCACGACGACCCTGGCCTGCATGATGGATCTACACTACTATCCGCTCGATTCGCAGAACTGCACCGTAGAGATCGAGAGCT ATGGATACACAGTGTTGGACGTAGTGATGTATTGGAAGGAAACCTCGGTACGTGGCGTAGAAGAAGCACGACTGCCACAATTTACGATAACTGGATATGAAACGAACGATCGCAAGGAGAGACTGGCTACCGGGATATACCAGAGGCTTTCGTTGAGCTTCAAGCTTCAAAGGAACATCggatattttgttttccaaacGTATTTACCCAGTATACTGATCGTGATGCTGAGCTGGGTCAGTTTCTGGATCAATCACGAAGCAACCAGTGCCAGAGTAGCCCTTG GTATAACGACAGTCCTAACAATGACTACGATCTCAACGGGCGTACGTAGCTCACTGCCACGTATCAGCTACGTGAAAGCTATCGATATCTATTTAGTAATGTGTTTCGTTTTCGTGTTCGCGGCTTTATTGGAGTACGCAGCGGTGAATTACACGTATTGGGGCGCCAGGGCcaagaaaaagatgaaaaagaagGACACCGACGATAAGAAAGTCATTTCGTCCAAGACAG gAAGCAAAGCGAGTTCTCCGTATCCTGGTCCAACGGAAACGGATATAGCAGATATTCAGGACCTTCGAATGTCCCCTTTGCCGAGCATGAGGAACAGATCAGGCCTGATCAGCGGTAGCGCGTACCCTGGAACCATACGAGAACACGATCCTGCCAAGTTCCCCCCGAGTTTTCGCATTTCCAGAGTTGCGGCCTATAATACTCACGGAAGGAACATCGGGCTTAGGTATAGAGGTCCTAAACAACACAAACCTAAG GTTTTCCACGCGATAAGAAGAGGAGCCTCCGTGCTGCGAGTATCGATGCCCAAGATCAAAGACGTGAATATTATCGACAAATATTCGAGAATAATATTCCCAGTCAGTTTTATGCTATTCAACGCCATCTACTGGGTATTCTATTTCCTCTGA
- the LOC128877052 gene encoding thymic stromal cotransporter homolog, with translation MTMENEVTVNVPHTVWRKYFGWIADISVEPTMWLYMMAYMITSVVEQAFFVYKSCRVDHGYSEEVCAKLNDNETIKAAIQVTVSNFHQWNNIAGHVVPIILALFFGNWSDRRGRKLPLILGLIGKFIYSFMVVINSMMDTWNLNTVVYTASLPMGMLGGDVAIFGSCFAYISDVSSVRQRTLRITILDVVYLSTMPTGVALGSYLYTNVTHMSYTIMFTINTSLLVLAIVYSLIRLKWQTLPQQESLVGTNLLTDFFDKKHVVETMKTMTKSRPNYGKLHLWLFLLIMMLYTFQRDEKPMSYLYTQLKFKWDVTKFSNFRTFQSTTFVLAMLIGVPVMTKLMGIKDTIIVAIGAIAHAAGRVIFVLASVPELFYVGAAVAALGPVVAPVLRSMTSKLIPVEDRGKVFALLSVCDNAVPLFSGILYSQLYNATINSAPGSIYWLTFATQVSVLLLILVIHFSMRSNEHSEHRLYINSDTGCSSEAFSPELSIITDSRVK, from the exons ATGACTATGGAGAACGAG GTGACCGTAAACGTTCCGCATACAGTATGGAGAAAATACTTCGGATGGATAGCAGATATATCCGTGGAGCCCACGATGTGGCTTTACATGATGGCGTACATGATCACCTCCGTCGTCGAACAAGCATTCTTCGTCTACAAATCTTGTCGAGTCGACCATGGATATTCTGAGGAGGTCTGCGCCAAATTAAACGACAACGAAACCATAAAAGCAGCTATCcag GTGACAGTCTCCAACTTCCACCAATGGAACAACATAGCTGGCCACGTGGTGCCAATTATACTAGCCCTGTTCTTTGGGAACTGGAGCGACCGACGTGGACGGAAGCTACCCCTCATTCTAGGActaattggaaaatttatttactcctTCATGGTCGTCATCAATTCCATGATGGACACCTGGAATTTGAACACTGTTGTCTACACAGCAAGTCTTCCAATGGGGATGCTGGGGGGCGATGTGGCCATCTTTGGCAGCTGCTTTGCCTACATATCAGATGTATCATCTGTGCGTCAGAGGACCTTAAGGATCACCATTTTGGATGTGGTGTACCTCAGCACTATGCCCACTG GCGTGGCTCTTGGATCCTACCTCTACACCAACGTGACCCACATGTCATATACGATCATGTTTACCATCAATACCAGCCTACTAGTTCTGGCAATTGTGTATTCACTGATAAGACTGAAATGGCAGACGCTGCCACAACAAGAGTCACTCGTAGGCACCAATCTCTTAACTGACTTCTTCGACAAGAAGCACGTGGTAGAAACCATGAAAACAATGACCAAGTCGAGGCCGAACTATGGGAAACTTCACCTGTGGCTTTTCCTGCTGATCATGATGCTCTACACCTTCCAAAGAGACGAGAAGCCTATGAGTTATCTGTACACGCAGTTGAAATTCAAGTGGGACGTGACAAAGTTCAGTAACTTCAGAACATTCCAGTCGACCACCTTTGTGCTAG CAATGTTAATTGGAGTTCCAGTGATGACTAAACTGATGGGGATAAAGGACACCATAATCGTGGCAATTGGCGCCATTGCACATGCTGCTGGAAGAGTAATATTCGTACTGGCTAGTGTACCAGAATTATTCTACgttg GTGCTGCTGTGGCTGCTTTGGGTCCTGTCGTCGCTCCAGTCTTGAGGTCCATGACCTCCAAATTGATTCCTGTGGAGGATCGTG GAAAAGTATTCGCCCTGTTGTCTGTTTGCGACAATGCTGTGCCATTGTTCAGTGGGATCCTGTACTCTCAGCTTTACAACGCCACCATAAACTCGGCACCAGGTTCGATCTATTGGCTGACGTTTGCAACTCAGGTCTCTGTGTTGCTTCTTATTCT GGTGATACACTTCTCCATGAGAAGCAACGAGCACTCGGAGCACAGGCTATATATAAACAGTGACACTGGCTGTTCATCCGAGGCCTTCTCCCCAGAACTCAGTATTATTACAGATTCGCGCGTAAAATGA